TTTGCGCCACCAGAAAATCTTGGATGATCTTCGCCAATGGATCACCCGGCACATAATGCCAATTGCGGATAATCCACAGTAACAACGTCTCCGCTGATGCGAACTGCATGGCAAACCTCCTATATTGAAAGAAAAGCGCGTGCCGATGTCCACGCCCATAATCACAACAATTCAAGATTGCCCGCGTCACTGCGCAGGACTTCCTCACACGCCACCGGCTCGCAGTCACGTCCTCTACGCGTGTGGCTACCGTCAACTAAAATGGGCACCTCCCCGCACCTCGCCGGTGCAGCCTCTCGGAAGGTGGAATGTGCCTCGTCACAGCGTTATATACTCGAACTGGAATCAGCAGCATAGCAATAATGACGCCGAATACGAGCAACAGCGCACGTCCGCACCATATCATCAATGTGATGAGCGGCTCTATATCATATAGCTCGATACACGCAATAATGAAACGATCCAAACGACCTAGCACTCGATCTATCATACTACCCTACCTCGCTTGGCGGCCTAACGGCTGGCTTCACCCGCGCCGCGATTCGTTCCCGGCGCTTCCACTGCACGCAGCGAAGCGGCGTCGGATGCAAGCGGTGTTGGGCCGCCCTGTAAATATGCAATGGCCTCTTGTTCAGACGCGATTATACAAAATTGCTTATTTGATTCTGCCGCCGTGGCTGAGAGTATAGTAAACCAAATTTGAACTTCTTTAATTTTTACGATCATAATGCTCCTAAGTCCGCCTAACGAACGAGCTTCACTTGCGCGGCGTCTCGTTCCTGATCGTCGTCGTTCCCGCTGCTAGCCGCGTCAAGTGCAAGCGGTGTTAGGCGCGAAACGACACACGCCCCCCAATGCATGTCGGTCGCGTCACCGACCTCGGTGACGACAAACAACTGACCAATGTGGGGCGTTGCTAATTTTTCATCTGGATAGATCGTTATGGTATATGGCATCGTTTCCGCCTAACGGCCAGGCTTAAGCCGCTGCGCGGGTAGTGCCTGATCTTCGCCCGGCACGGCTGCCAGCGCAGTCGGTCTTGAAGCGGTGTTAGGCCGCCGCACATAGTGCGAGTATCCGTATTTCGTCAAACCGCTCCGGCGCATCTCGCCGGCTTTACGCGCAACTCGCACGAGATTCTCGGTTCCAACTGAGGTGGCAATCTCGTCGAATACGACCTGATCATCATGCAGCGTGACGATTTCGAGCGCAACGAGAATCCCACGGTAGAAATCATCGCTCATTCCCATAGCTACCTCCTGCCGCGCTTGGCGGCCTAACGGACAGGTTCAGGCGCGAGGCGGGTATCGCCTTCCGCGTCATCAGCAGGCACGATAGCCTCGTCGCCTGCAACGGGTGTTGGGCCGCGACGCCTGGCCTCGATGAGTTGACGCCATTGTGCAGCACGCTCGTTCATCGCCTGTGCGCATCCAGCCAACCACGCCGCACGACTAAAATCTTTATCCTTGAAAGACTCATCTGCTTTCTGACTATAAAGTTGCTCGCTCTCATCTAGTATCTTGACAATAACCAGGGTTTGTCCAGGAGTAAGCAATCGCTTGAATCTCTTGACTTCTGCAAGCGGGAAGTGTGGTATACCGCTTTGCATCAGTACATCAAAGACGCTGCATTTCAAATCGTCAGCGCATTTCCTATACCAACTTGCTGTATTCATTTCATTCATCGCTATACCTCCCGCCGCTTTCGCGGCCTAACTGCCGTGCTTAAGCTGCCGCGTGGGTATTACCCAGATCGTCGCTTTGCTCGCTGCCAGCCGCGTCGCCTACAACCGGTGTTAGGCGGAATACGGCTTGATGCGCAACCTTCTGTTCAACAAATACAATGGTGTCGTTATGATTTCCGCCGTGAGGGACAAGCAATAATTCGATAGGCTTGTATCCTCGCTCCTTGCCCATTCCGGCACTATTCCACCCGCAAGAAATCACATAGCCACCAACACACAAAATCCGGTCTATCACGTCACGCTCTTTGCTCCAATTTGTAGAATGGTCTTGACTGTCTTGTATTCCATAATGCCTGCCAATACCGGCGTAAACCTCTTTTACTTGTTGCCGAGAATATGGCGGATCGAAAATCAGCAAGTCAGGAGATACCGCTTTGTCGCGCAACATAACCAAAAAATCATAGGCGTCCAAATGATACTCCGCTGCCGTCTCAGGA
This Dehalococcoidia bacterium DNA region includes the following protein-coding sequences:
- a CDS encoding adenine-specific DNA methylase — its product is MNICRIWAMPSPDTFDIGPIGAMVKRYLRQSEISVDPFARNKRWATYTNDLNPETAAEYHLDAYDFLVMLRDKAVSPDLLIFDPPYSRQQVKEVYAGIGRHYGIQDSQDHSTNWSKERDVIDRILCVGGYVISCGWNSAGMGKERGYKPIELLLVPHGGNHNDTIVFVEQKVAHQAVFRLTPVVGDAAGSEQSDDLGNTHAAA